The following nucleotide sequence is from Paeniglutamicibacter kerguelensis.
GTGCCGGGCATCGAGGAATGCGACGTTGTAGCGCGGGGCATTGGTGAGGAACGCGGTCACGCGGTGCCCGTCGACGTCGAAGAGCGAGGCCTTCGCCCCGGGATGCAAGGGTTCGGCCCGCAAATAGAGACGGGTGCCTTCGGGGTAGTCCTTGAGCTCGATGACCTTGGTCGCGTCGATGACCCAGGCGTCGTGGCGCTGGTTTCCGTGCTGGTCCAGCGCTTGTTCCCAGTGCTCCTTGTTGTTGATCCAGCCGATGAAACGTTCGTTGGGCACCGGCAGGGCGAAGGAGGTGGAGAACTGGAGTCCCAGCACATACAGGTGGTGCAGGAATTCGCGGGAGGCGCCGGCGCTGTCGGTGCGCACCAGGATCCTCTCCGCGGCCAGGTTCCCCTGACCGTCGCGCATCGTGTCGGGCAGCTGCCCCAAGGCCTCGGAGAGCACGGTGATGTGATCTTTCGCGGAATTCGCACCCTTGTTTCCCGGCCGCAGCATCGCGGCCAGGATCTCCCCGGTGCCGTTGTCCTTGCCGTAATCCACCGAGGCAATCATGGGCGCGAACCCGTACCCGCCCTTGTAGGTTCCGGCGCTGTTTTCCTTTTCGGAGTGCGCGGTTACCAGGGTCGCATCGATGTCGATCACCAGCGGGTCCAGACGGGTGGCCAACGCTGCGGGGTTCCGTTTTCCGGCCGCCGCCCAGATCCGGGAACGCAGCCGATGGCTGAGGGTGGAAAAGCCGTGGGCGAAGGCCTCGGGCTGGTCGGCGGCACGTGCAACGAACCGGGACACCGTCGCGTCCGAGGGGACCGGGCCGAAGAGTCCGGGGCTGTTGCGCAGCACGTCCAGGTCCGAGACGTGTTCCCCGCCGCCGGCGAGCATCACCGCGAGCGAGCCGAGGATCCGGCCCGGCCGGTGAGTGGCTCGTTCGGGGACGAATTGGGAGAAGCGGTCCTCGCACAGGGCACCGAAACCGGTCGCCTCCACGAACGAGGTCAGCACGTTCAACCCGGCATGGGAAATGAGCGACTGGCCGGTCAAGGCCGCCGGAACGGAAGGGAAAACGCGGGTAGTATTGATCATCGAAAAGGTGAGTCCTGATTTGGGTGGATAAAAGGTGTGGTTACCTCTATTTTCCCAGTTCAGCTCACCTTTTCGTCGTTAAAGACGCTTAATGACATCCGCAACTCATGAAAACGCCGGGCTAGCTTGCGTGGCCCGCCGCATCGTACACGGTGCGCCCGCCAATGATCGTGGCCCCGATGGAGACGTCACGGATCTTGGTCGGGGCGAGCTCGAACAGGTCATCGGAGAGCACCACGAAGTCGGCCAGCTGGCCCACGCGCAGCGTGCCCTTGTCCTTTTCCTGGCCCACTGCGTACGCCGAACCGTGGGTGTAGGCACGCACTGCCTCGTCCACGCTCAGCCGCTCGTCCGGGCCCAGGACCCGGCCCGTTGCCGTGGTGCGGTTGACCATGTCATGGATGGAGACCAGCGGATTGCCGTCGGAGACGGGCGAATCTGTCGCGCCGGGCAAAACCATGCCTGCGGCAATGAGCGACTTCATCCTGTAGATCAACGGCGCCAGAGCGGGGTCGACCGCGTCCATCATCCCGTCGCCGAAATCCGAGATGAACACCCCCTGCGGAACCGGAATCAGCCCCAGACCTGCCGCGCGGGCGATCTGGGCATCGGTGCTCAACGCAAAATGCTCGATGCGGTGACGCACGCCGGGTCGCGGAAGAAGCCGCTGGGCTGCTGCAAAACCGTCCATGGCATGGTCGATTGCGGCATCCCCGATGGCGTGGGCGGCAACGGACCACCCGGCCCGGTGGGCACCGACGATCATGGACTGCAACTCTTCCGGGTCGTGCTGCATCATGCCATGGTTGTCCGGTTCGCCGTGGTAGCAGTGGTGCATTGCCGCGGAACGCCCGATGAACGAGCCGTCGGAGACGATCTTCACCGGCCCGACGCGCAGCCTGTCGTCTCCCAGCCCGGTGCGGATGCCCAGATCCAGTCCGAACCACCCGTGGTCCTTGAAACCTTCCAGCTCATGCAGCGTGCTGCAGTAGGGCATCAGTGTCACACGGGTGCGCAGCACGTCCTCTTCCACCGCGCTCTGGTAGGAATGGAAGTCGGCCGGGGTGTTTCCCAGCATCTTGTAGTCCCCGATGCCCGGTTCGGTCACCGAGGTCAGCCCGTAGGCGACGGCCTGCCTGTTGGCCAGATCGAGATTTCGCCGCACCTCGTCCAGCTTCATGGGGCGCACCAGGTCGTAAATCAGCTGCATGGCCCGCTCCTGCAGCAGTCCGGTGGCGGATCCCGATTCGTCGCGCTGCACGTGGCCGCCGTCGAAATCCGGCACGCCACGGCCTCCGGGGTGCCCGGCCAGTTCGAAAGCCCTCGTGGAGGCCACGCCCATGTGCCCGGAGACGTGCTCGAGGTAAACGGGGCGCCCGCCCGCGGCCCGGTGCAACTCGGCACCGTCTGGATGGGACTCCAGGAAGTTCTGGTCGTAGCCCGACCCGCGAACCCAGGCGTCGGCAGGCAGCGTGGCGGCGTGCTCGGCCACCGCAGCGTAAACATCGGAAAGATTCCGTACCCGGGTGGGCCTCAGGTCCAAGGCGGCAAGCCGCGCCCCGGTCAACGAGAGATGATAGTGCGCGTCATGGAATCCGGGGAGCACCGGTGCACCCCCGAGGTTTATCACGCGATCGGCGTCCACGCCCTCAAGTTCCTCGTCGAACCCGACAATGCGCCCATGCAACACGCCAATGCGTGTGGCGGTGGGCCTGGTCGAATCCAGCGTTCGAATGCGGGCGTTGGTGTAGATGGCGTCAATGCGCACGGAGTCACTCCTAGGGTTCTAAAGACTTCAAGTACTTCGTTGACGGGACACGTCCCAGGGGTGTGACCCGGCAACGGGTTATGCGGGAAGGCTCAATCGTTTAGTGGTCGGCGGCCACTGGTTGGGCGACGGCCTTCAAGGAACTGCGGGCAGCGGCCCGGGAAAGACCGGCCACGCCCACGATGGTGGCAATCAACATTGCGCCATAGAACGCGGCAACACCCCAGGGACTGCCATTGGAGCTGTTCAGGATCCATTGCGCCACCAACGGCGTAGCACCGCCGATGAGCGAGGAACACAGTTGGTATGCGAGCGAGACGCCCGTGTAGCGGATGTTCGCGGGGAAGGCGGCGGCTAACGCATTGGCCAGCAGCGCGTAGTACGCGGTCCCACCGATGGTGGT
It contains:
- a CDS encoding amidohydrolase encodes the protein MRIDAIYTNARIRTLDSTRPTATRIGVLHGRIVGFDEELEGVDADRVINLGGAPVLPGFHDAHYHLSLTGARLAALDLRPTRVRNLSDVYAAVAEHAATLPADAWVRGSGYDQNFLESHPDGAELHRAAGGRPVYLEHVSGHMGVASTRAFELAGHPGGRGVPDFDGGHVQRDESGSATGLLQERAMQLIYDLVRPMKLDEVRRNLDLANRQAVAYGLTSVTEPGIGDYKMLGNTPADFHSYQSAVEEDVLRTRVTLMPYCSTLHELEGFKDHGWFGLDLGIRTGLGDDRLRVGPVKIVSDGSFIGRSAAMHHCYHGEPDNHGMMQHDPEELQSMIVGAHRAGWSVAAHAIGDAAIDHAMDGFAAAQRLLPRPGVRHRIEHFALSTDAQIARAAGLGLIPVPQGVFISDFGDGMMDAVDPALAPLIYRMKSLIAAGMVLPGATDSPVSDGNPLVSIHDMVNRTTATGRVLGPDERLSVDEAVRAYTHGSAYAVGQEKDKGTLRVGQLADFVVLSDDLFELAPTKIRDVSIGATIIGGRTVYDAAGHAS
- a CDS encoding IS1380 family transposase, encoding MINTTRVFPSVPAALTGQSLISHAGLNVLTSFVEATGFGALCEDRFSQFVPERATHRPGRILGSLAVMLAGGGEHVSDLDVLRNSPGLFGPVPSDATVSRFVARAADQPEAFAHGFSTLSHRLRSRIWAAAGKRNPAALATRLDPLVIDIDATLVTAHSEKENSAGTYKGGYGFAPMIASVDYGKDNGTGEILAAMLRPGNKGANSAKDHITVLSEALGQLPDTMRDGQGNLAAERILVRTDSAGASREFLHHLYVLGLQFSTSFALPVPNERFIGWINNKEHWEQALDQHGNQRHDAWVIDATKVIELKDYPEGTRLYLRAEPLHPGAKASLFDVDGHRVTAFLTNAPRYNVAFLDARHRARARCENRIKTLKNAGLGKLPFKAFAANQLWANLAVLALNLVSWMQVAILPAGHAAGVWDLKRWRYRLFSIAGKLTSSARRRRLLVPEAAPEANLFTTLLEGNTRLRHRWRNGHLTA